The Thermodesulfobacteriota bacterium genomic sequence CAGGATTTTAGGTTTGATGTCCCAGCTGTGGGAATGCAGACGATCCGGATCATGAATGAAGCGGGAGCGCGGGTCCTTGCCGTTGAAGCCGGAAAGGCGGTAGTTTTTGACAGGGAAGAAATGATTAATCTGGCGAATCAGCATGATATTTCCATTATAGCTGTTAAAGAATAATAAATGAAAAAACCGAAAAAAAAGTTGCGTATCGGTGTTGTGGGGACAGGATATCTGGGCAAATTCCATGCTGAAAAATATGCTCGCATGGATGATGTTGAGCTTGTAGGAATAGCAGATATCAACCAGACACAGGCAGAAAAGATAGCAAAAAAATATTCTACAAAAGCATATACAAGCCATAGAAATATTTTAGACAAAGTAGATGCCGTCAGCATCGTTGTACCCACACCGGTTCATTTTGAAGTCAGTCGTGATTTTTTAAAACATGATGTGGATGTTTTAATTGAAAAACCGATCACAACCACAATCAAAGAGGCGGATGAATTGATTGGGTTTGCTGAATCAAAGGGACTTATTATCCAGGTCGGGCATCTTGAACGATTTAATCCCGCAGTGATTGCCTTACGGGATTATATAACCAGACCGATGTTTATAGAGTCTCACCGGTTGAGTACATTTAAAGAACGTGCTGCAGACGTCAGTGTGGTTTTAGACCTTATGATCCATGACATTGATATTATATCTAATTTGGTCAGGTCCGGAATAAAGAGTATTCATGCCGCGGGAACTCCTGTGATCTCCGGGCATGTAGACATTGCCAATACACGTATGGAGTTTGAAAACGGATGTGTGGCCAATGTAACTGCCAGCAGAATTTCAACTAGGGACGAAAGAAAAATCAGGCTGTTTCAAAAGGATGCTTATATTTCAGTTGATTTTGCAAATCGCCAAATTACCATTGTGAAGAAAAATGATAAAGATAAGCGCGGCATTATACCCGGAATGGATATAAATAAACGTTGTTTTAATCAGGGAGATGCTTTAGACGATGAACTAAAAGCCTTTGTAAAAGCAGTGAAAAAGCGTGAATCTCCTGAAGTGACCGGACAGGTGGGGCGAGATGCTTTAAAGATTGCGTTGGATATTATGCAACAAATTCAAAACAGAAATCAAAAACTTGCCCACTCACTATGAGATAAACTTCCAAACAGGCAGATATTTAGACCTAATTGTCCTTTTGTCTTAAGTGATTTTTTGAGTTTATTTTCTTTTAAAATATAAGTTGCTTTTCACAAGCCAATGGGCGCTTACCAAAAACAGAAATGTGTGATGATCATAGCCGGCGAAGCTTCCGGCGATCTTCACGGGTCAAAACTTGTTCTTGCCATGCGTGAGAAAAACAACGAGTTGTTTTTTTGCGGAATTGGCGGCCAGGCTCTGCGAGAAGCAGGTGTCAAAATTATAGTAGATGCCTCTCTGCTATCGGTGGTAGGAATATCCGAGGTTTTTTCCAAAATGCCGGGTCTCTTTCGAGGCATGTCGGCTGCAAAAAAACTGATTAAAAGTCTAAAACCCGATCTTCTTATCATTATAGATTTTCCCGATTTTAACCTTCATGTTGCTGCGGCAGCAAAAAAGACAGGTATCCCAGTTTTGTATTATATCAGCCCACAGCTCTGGGCATGGAGGCCGGGTCGGGTTAAAAAAATTAAGAAGCTTGTCGATCATGTTGCGGTTATCCTTCCCTTTGAAGAAGATTTTTATAAAGCACATCAAGTCAGAGTTTCTTTTGTGGGGCATCCCTTACTCGACACACATGTTGCTGCAGAAGAATCATTAACCGCAGCTAATACAGAAGATATTCCGGTGGTCGGACTTCTGCCGGGTTCCAGGGACAGGGAAATTGCAAGGCTTCTTCCGGTGATGCTTCAATCCGCAAGGATTTTGCTTAAACGCGATAACAGAATTAAATTTATCATTTCAGCCGCCCTTTCTGTCAAAAGAAAATTCGTGGAAACTATTGTTGAACAACATAGAGGAAATTATGATTTTGAGGTTGTTTCACAACCTGTGGAACGTGTGTTAACAAGGTGCCGACTTGCCGTGGTTGCATCCGGGACAGCCACACTTGAAACCGCAATCTACGGGGTTCCGATGATCATCATATATAGAATATCGCCTCTTACCTACTGGCTTGGCAGGATGCTGGTTCGATCGCGGGTAAAATATTTCGGTTTGGTCAACCTCATCGCGGACCGGGAAATTTCACCTGAGTTGCTGCAGGGTGAAGCTTCACCAGAAAAAATAGCCGATATGGCATTTGAAATATTAAACGATGCTTCCCGTCTGGGAAAGATGAAAAGTGATCTTTTAGCGCTAAAAGATATGCTGGGAGGGCCGGGCGCATCATTGCGTGTGGCCAATATTGCTTTGAATATGCTGGAAAAATCTGAAACCAATGCTGAAAATAAAAGACAGACATAGACGTTTAATAACTATGATAAAAGACAGCTGGCCTGTCCTGTTTATGGCAATGGGGTGCATGCTTGTTATGTCTGCAGCCACTTCTGCCGCTGCTTATTTAATTAAGCCTGCGTTGGATGATGTGTTTATTAATAAGGATGTCAGGATGCTGAAGCTGATTCCGGCAGCTATAATCATTGTTTATTTTCTTCGCAGTGTGGCAATGTATGGTCAGGATTATTTAATGAGCTATGTGGGGCAAAACATCATACGACGTCTTAGAAACACTTTATACAACCGTATCCAGGATCTTCCGCTCTCTTTTTTTCAAAAGGAAAAGACCGGCGTTTTAATGTCTCGGGTGACCAACGATGTAAATATTATAAAAGCCATGGTTTCTGTTGCTGTCACAGGATCACTCAGGGACTGTTTTACCATAGTAGGACTGACGGTTGTTATTTTTTACCAGATCTGGGAACTGGCACTTATCGCATTTATCGTTTTGCCGGTTTCCTTTTATCCCATAGTTATCTTTGGAAGAAAGGTGCGCAAGGTCAGTACAGGATGCCAGGAAGCCATGGCTGATATGAGCTCTTTTCTGCATGAAACCTTTGCGGGAAATAAAATTGTCAAGGCTTTCGGAATGGAGGACCATGAAAAAAAACGATTTTTTGAAAAGACCCGCAGACTTTTAAGGCTTGAAATGAAGGAAGTCAGAGCCAGGGCGATATCGAGTCCCATCAATTTATTTTTAGGCGGAGTGGGGGCCGCTATAGTGATTTGGTATGGGGGATCAAAAGTCATTGCAGGAGATTATACAACCGGTACCTTTATTTCCTTCCTGGCGGCTGTTTTATTATTATATGCGCCGATAAAAAATTTAAGTAAACTGAACAATGCCATTCAACAGGGACTGGCTGCAACTGACCGGGTTTTTGATATTATCGAGAGGAAATCGGAGGTCAGAGAATCAAAAAATCCTGTGATAATAAAGCCGGGTCCTCACAGTGTTGCATTTAAAAATGTCTCTTTTAAATATGAAAAAGAGATGGTTCTTAAAGAGATTAACATCAATGCCGAGGCCGGAGAGATTCTGGCGCTGGTGGGTATGAGCGGCGGCGGCAAGACATCACTGGTTAATTTAATCCCCAGGTTTTATGACGTCACCAAAGGCTCTATCCTGATTGACGGAACAGACATTAAGGATTGTTCCATCTTGTCACTCCGTGAACAGATCGCCATTGTAACTCAGGACCCCATCCTTTTTAACGATACCATTAAAAACAACATCACATATGGTAAGCGAAATGCATCGAATGAAGAAATAGAGCGTGCGGCCAAGGCAGCCTATGCGTATGATTTTATACAAAATTTCCCGGATAAATTTGACACAACCATCGGGGAACTGGGCGGGCGTCTGTCAGGCGGAGAAAAACAGCGTATCTGTATTGCTCGGGCTTTATTAAAGGATGCTCCCATATTAATCCTTGACGAAGCTACCTCTTCATTGGATACCGAAGCCGAGATGCTGGTTCAAAAGGCCCTTGAGAACCTGATGAAAGGGCGTACCACCTTTGTCATTGCACACAGATTGTCTACCATCAGTTATGCTCACCGGATTGTGGTGATTGTAAATGGTAAAATCGTGGAAGAAGGAAAACATGACGAGTTACTTGAAAACCATGGAGAGTTTCATAAACTCTACCAGATGCAATTTGCCAATGGGAATATGAAGCGCCATGCTTGATGAGCGTTTAACTCAGAGATCGCTTTGCTTTCGGCTTTAAGTCTTGCATAGCGGGACGCTATACAAGCCACGCAGTGGCGATCCTAAAAGCCCAAAGGGCTGATCTTCAAGTCCCTCTGCGACACTCCATATTTCTTCAAAGATATGAAAATCAACTCAATTATAAACAGATATCTATTTACAGAAATGATGACTCCTTTTGCCATCAACTTGGTGTTTTTTACCTTTATTTTTTTAATGGCGGAAATGCTTAAGATCACAGATCTGATTGTAAATTACGGTGTTGGAATGATTGTCATTGTTACGATGCTGGTGTATTCTACGCCTTATTTTCTCGTATATGTGATACCCATGTCTGTCATGATGGCTGTTTTGCTTACTTTCATGCGGATGTCGGGAGACAATGAGATCATTGCACTAAAAACCGGTGGTGTAAGCATTTACCGGCTGCTTCCACCTGTTATACTGTTTTGTCTCGCAGGATGTTTGCTGACCGCATTTATGGCTGTTTATGGTCAGCCGTGGGGAAGGCTGGCTGTTAAAAAGCTTACATTTAAAATTGTTTCATCCCATCTGGATGTGGGACTCAAAGAAAGAACTTTTAATGACAGTTTTAAAGATGTGATGTTTTATGTGAATGAAATCGATTCAAAAACCAGAACACTCATTGATGTTTTTATTGAAGATAAACGTGCAAAAAACGTTGCAAGCACAGTTGTTGCCCCTAAAGGGAGACTCTTCAGTGAGCCGGACGGGCTTGTTTATCACTTAAGACTTTATGACGGCATTATTAATCAGGCCGATATTGCCAGCAAGTCGGCACACTCTATAAAATTCCAGACTTACGATATACGCCTTGATCTTAAAAAAAATATAAAAACTGCAAGATTGAGGGGCAAGAGCAGAAAAGAGATGAGTCTAGATGAATTGCTAAATTATTTAAGGGATGCGCCAAGTAAAAATGAAAGATATTATAAGGCGTTAATGGAATTGCATAAAAAATTTTCCATTTCAATTGCCTGTTTGACCCTTGGACTTCTCGCTGTTTCTTTGGGCATTCAGTCAAGGTCTTCAAAAACATCCTACGGTCTGGTGCTCGGCCTGGCGTTTTTTCTGATTTATTATTTATTGCTGTCGTTTGGGTTGGTTTTTGGTGAAACAGGTGCTTATCCGCCGGTGATCGGAATGTGGGTTCCCAATTACGTCATAGGGGGGCTCGGGCTATATTTTCTGACCAGGACGGCAGTTGAACGTCCGGTGAGAATTGATTTCTTAGCATTTTTTATAAAAAGGTTCAATTCTGTATTCTCAAGATAACACAACCTTAAAACGATATTTATCGCTAACCATAATGCCTCTTATTAAACTGGTTTGTCTGGTTATCATGTAAGTGTCTCGGGTTACGAGTTACGTGTTGCGAGTTGTTAATAGGAAATAATCTTACCTTTTTTAACCCGTACCCTGCAACCCGCAACCCGCAATAATATCGAATACCAAAAAAGGAAACTGCTGCTAACTAAAGCTGGCAAGTTGCGTTGGCGCAATAATAACCAAAAAGCACTTCTATTATGTCAATCATTACAAAATACTTAACAGGAGAGATTTTCAAATATTTCGGTATTATTCTGGTTACGGTCATCTGTATATTTCTGGCGGTCGATTTTTTTGAAAAAATAGATAATTTCATAGAAGCGGGGCTTCCTTTTTCAACGACGATCCGTTTTTTTCAGCTCAGAATACCTTTTATCATTACTCAGCTCGCCCCTGTTTGCATTCTCCTGGCCGTTCTCATTGTATTTGGTTTGATGAACAAAAATAATGAGATGATTGCTTTAAAAGGCAGCGGAGTAAGCGTCTACTTTTTTTTAAGACCGGTTTTTTCTATAGGTCTGTTGTTTAGTGTTTTACTGT encodes the following:
- the lpxB gene encoding lipid-A-disaccharide synthase — encoded protein: MGAYQKQKCVMIIAGEASGDLHGSKLVLAMREKNNELFFCGIGGQALREAGVKIIVDASLLSVVGISEVFSKMPGLFRGMSAAKKLIKSLKPDLLIIIDFPDFNLHVAAAAKKTGIPVLYYISPQLWAWRPGRVKKIKKLVDHVAVILPFEEDFYKAHQVRVSFVGHPLLDTHVAAEESLTAANTEDIPVVGLLPGSRDREIARLLPVMLQSARILLKRDNRIKFIISAALSVKRKFVETIVEQHRGNYDFEVVSQPVERVLTRCRLAVVASGTATLETAIYGVPMIIIYRISPLTYWLGRMLVRSRVKYFGLVNLIADREISPELLQGEASPEKIADMAFEILNDASRLGKMKSDLLALKDMLGGPGASLRVANIALNMLEKSETNAENKRQT
- a CDS encoding ABC transporter ATP-binding protein, giving the protein MLKIKDRHRRLITMIKDSWPVLFMAMGCMLVMSAATSAAAYLIKPALDDVFINKDVRMLKLIPAAIIIVYFLRSVAMYGQDYLMSYVGQNIIRRLRNTLYNRIQDLPLSFFQKEKTGVLMSRVTNDVNIIKAMVSVAVTGSLRDCFTIVGLTVVIFYQIWELALIAFIVLPVSFYPIVIFGRKVRKVSTGCQEAMADMSSFLHETFAGNKIVKAFGMEDHEKKRFFEKTRRLLRLEMKEVRARAISSPINLFLGGVGAAIVIWYGGSKVIAGDYTTGTFISFLAAVLLLYAPIKNLSKLNNAIQQGLAATDRVFDIIERKSEVRESKNPVIIKPGPHSVAFKNVSFKYEKEMVLKEININAEAGEILALVGMSGGGKTSLVNLIPRFYDVTKGSILIDGTDIKDCSILSLREQIAIVTQDPILFNDTIKNNITYGKRNASNEEIERAAKAAYAYDFIQNFPDKFDTTIGELGGRLSGGEKQRICIARALLKDAPILILDEATSSLDTEAEMLVQKALENLMKGRTTFVIAHRLSTISYAHRIVVIVNGKIVEEGKHDELLENHGEFHKLYQMQFANGNMKRHA
- a CDS encoding Gfo/Idh/MocA family oxidoreductase, translating into MKKPKKKLRIGVVGTGYLGKFHAEKYARMDDVELVGIADINQTQAEKIAKKYSTKAYTSHRNILDKVDAVSIVVPTPVHFEVSRDFLKHDVDVLIEKPITTTIKEADELIGFAESKGLIIQVGHLERFNPAVIALRDYITRPMFIESHRLSTFKERAADVSVVLDLMIHDIDIISNLVRSGIKSIHAAGTPVISGHVDIANTRMEFENGCVANVTASRISTRDERKIRLFQKDAYISVDFANRQITIVKKNDKDKRGIIPGMDINKRCFNQGDALDDELKAFVKAVKKRESPEVTGQVGRDALKIALDIMQQIQNRNQKLAHSL
- the lptF gene encoding LPS export ABC transporter permease LptF translates to MKINSIINRYLFTEMMTPFAINLVFFTFIFLMAEMLKITDLIVNYGVGMIVIVTMLVYSTPYFLVYVIPMSVMMAVLLTFMRMSGDNEIIALKTGGVSIYRLLPPVILFCLAGCLLTAFMAVYGQPWGRLAVKKLTFKIVSSHLDVGLKERTFNDSFKDVMFYVNEIDSKTRTLIDVFIEDKRAKNVASTVVAPKGRLFSEPDGLVYHLRLYDGIINQADIASKSAHSIKFQTYDIRLDLKKNIKTARLRGKSRKEMSLDELLNYLRDAPSKNERYYKALMELHKKFSISIACLTLGLLAVSLGIQSRSSKTSYGLVLGLAFFLIYYLLLSFGLVFGETGAYPPVIGMWVPNYVIGGLGLYFLTRTAVERPVRIDFLAFFIKRFNSVFSR